Part of the Caulobacter sp. SL161 genome is shown below.
CCGCGCCGTGCTCGAGGCTCTCGGCCAGGCCCGCCAGCATGGGCCCGCAGTGCTCCCAGTTGTCGAGCGCGGCCTGCAGGGTCGGCGCGATCGTCCCGGCGTCGGTGAACCAGGCCAGGTCGTTGGAGACCACCACCAGACGGCCGTCGCGACCACCCTTGAGAGACGCGAGCTTCATTCGGTTTTCCTCCGGGACTTTGAATTTTCAGCCATCCCCCCACATCGCCGGACCGCGCGCAAGCCGGATCGAGGCCGGCGTGCGTCCTGACGGGGGATCGCGAACGGAATTTTGGTCAGGACAGGCGAGCCTTGGGGAAGCCGGTCCAGCAGGCGTCGTAGTCGGGCTGCAGCGCTGCGGACTCCAGGGCCAGGGCCGTCGGGCGGAACACCCAGCGGCTCTCGAACATGAAGGCCATGGTCCCGTCGATCTTGTGCGGGGCCAGGACCGCTTCGGTCGCCTTCTTGTGGCTGGCGACGTCGGGGCCGTGGTCGCTCATGCAGTTGTGCAAGGACGCGCCGCCGGGGACGAAGCCGCCCTCCTTGGCGTCATAGGCGCCATGGATCAGGCCCATGAACTCGCTCATCACGTTGCGGTGGAACCACGGCGGGCGGAACGTGTCCTCGGCCACCATCCAGCGCGGCGGGAAGATCACGAAGTCGCAGTTGGCCGTCCCGGGCGTGTCGCTGGGCGAGGTCAGGACCGTGAAGATCGACGGGTCGGGATGGTCGTAGCTGACCGTGTTGATCGTGTTGAACCGCGACAGGTCATAGCGGTACGGCGTCAGATTGCCGTGCCAGGCCACCACGTCCAGCGGGCTGTGATCCAAGGTCGCGGCCCACAGCGCGCCTTGGAACTTCTGGATCACTTGCGTGGGCGCATCGATATCCTCGAAGGCCGCCACCGGGGCTTCAAAGTCGCGCGGATTGGCCAGGCCGTTGGCGCCGATCGGCCCCAGTTCCGGCAGGCGGAAGGCCGCGCCATAGTTCTCGCAGACATAGCCGCGCGAGGGCCCTTCGACCTCGACCCGGAAGCGCACGCCGCGCGGGATCACCGCGATGTGGCCGGGGCCCACCTTCAGCACGCCCATCTCGGTGACCAGGGTCAGCACGCCCATCTGCGGCACGATCAGCATCTCGCCGTCGGCGTTGTAGAACACCCGGTTCTGCATCGAGACATTGGCCAGATAGACGTGCGCGGCGATGCCCCCCAGCGTCGCGGCGTCGGCGTTGCCGGCCAGACTCACCAGGCCATCGACGAAGTCGGTCGGCGCAGCCGGGATCTCCAGCGGGCTCCAGCGCAGGCGGTTGGGCGTGGCAGGACCCGGAAAGGCCGAGACGAGGCTAGCTTGCGCATAGGGCTGATAGGCCCCGTGTCCGGCGCTGGGCCGGAGGCGATAGAGCCAGGTGCGGCGGTTCTCATGGCGCGGCGCGGTGAAGGCCGAGCCCGACAGCTGCTCGGCATAGAGGCCGAACGGAACCTTCTGCGGCGAGTTGCGCCCGATCGGCAGAGCGCCGGGATGCGCCTCGGTTTCGAAATAGGAGCCGAAGCCGGTTTGGTAGCGGAGGTCCATGTGCGTTCCCGTGCCTTGTTCAGCACTTTTCCCATGTCATCCCGGACGCCCTGGAAGGGCGATCCGGGACCCAGGGGGTGACGAAACGCTGTGCGCGCCGCCCCTGGGTCCTGGCTCTACGCTACGCTTCGGCCGGGATGACGCCGAAAGGTATTTTGAGGCGGCTGCCTCAGGCGTCGACGGTGATCACGCCGCGGCGGATCTGGTCCAGTTCGATGCTCTCGAACAGGGCCTGGAAGTTGCCGTTGCCGAAGCCTTCGTTGCCCTTGCGCTGGATGATCTCGAAGAAGATCGGGCCGAACAGGTTCTCGGTGAAGATCTGCAGCAGAAGGCCCTCCTCACCGACATTGCCGTCGATCAGGATGCGATTCTTCTTCAGACGCTCCAGGTCCTCGCCGTGGCCGGGGACGCGCTTGTCGACCAGCTCGTAATAGGTCTCGATGGTGTCCTGCAGCTTCACGCCGCGGGCGCGCAGCTTTTCGACGGTCTCGTAGATATTGTCCGTCGTCATGGCCAGGTGCTGGATGCCCTCGCCGTTGTACTGGCGGATGAACTCCTCGATCTGGCTCTTGTCGTCCTGGCTTTCGTTCAGCGGGATGCGGATGGCCTTGTCGGGCGCGATCATCGCCTGGCTGAACAGGCCGGTCGCCTGGCCCTTGATGTCGAAGTACTTCTGCTCCTCGAAGCCGAAGATCTGGTTGTAGAAGGTCGACCAGGTGCGCATCTGGCCACGCTTGACGTTGTGGGTCAGGTGGTCGAGCAGATCGAGGCCGACATTGTTCTTGGCTTCCGCCAGGGCCGCGCCCGGAACCTGCTCCCAGGCGTCATAGATCGTGCCGGCGTCGCCATAGCGGTCGACGAGATAGAGCAAGGACCCGCCGATCCCTTCCAGCACCTTGGCCTCCGCGCCTAGCAGCGAGCGCGAGGCGTCGGCGGCCTTGGCGCCGCGCTTGATCGCGTCCGCATAGGCTTGCTCAGCGTTCTCGACACGGAAGGCCATGCCGTTGGCCGACGGGCCGTGGTCGGCGCGGAAGTCGGCGACCTGACCGGTGGTCTCTTCATTGACGATCAGGTTCACGCGGCCCTGCTTGTAGCGGGTCGCGGCCTTGGTCGGATGCTTGCTGGCGGCGACGAAGCCCAGTTGCTCGATCAGGGCCTTCATGGCCGCCGGATCGGGGCTGGTGAACTCGACGAACTCGAAGCCGTCGAGGCCCAGGGGGTTCTGGTCGGTGACGAGAGTCATGCGGGCGTCTCCGTGTGCTTAGAGCGAAAGGGCCGCCGGCAGGGCGGCGATCAGGGCGTCGTTGTCGGCCGGGCGGCCGATGGTGATCCGGACCCAGCCGCCGGCGACGGGCGTCGGCCGGATGATGAGCCCTTGGTGCAACAAATGCGCGGCGGTGGCGTCCGGACCCGCCGGCGTCCGCAGGAACACGAAATTGGCGCGGCTTTCGGTGTGCTCGACGCCCATGTCGTCCAGCACCGCCTCCACCCGGCCGCGCTCGGCGATCGTCTGGGCGACCGTGCGCTTGAGGTAGTCCTGGTCTTCCCAGGCGGCCAGCGCGGCGGCCTGGCTGACGGCCGTGACGTTGAAGGGCGGGCGGATGCGGTCCAGATAATCGACCAGCTCGGGCGAAGACGCGACGCCATAGCCCATGCGCAAACCGGCCAGGCCATAGGCCTTGGAGAAGGTGCGGGCCGACACCCACGGACCGCCCCAGGCGTCCAGCAGGGCGAAGGTGTCGAAGGCCTCGTGATACTCGCGATAGGCCTCGTCGACGAACACGACGGTCGAGCGCGGGGTGGCCGCCAGGATCGCCTGGAAATCCGCCGCCTTCAGCGCGTTGCCCGTCGGATTGTTGGGCGTGCACAGCACCAGCAGCTTGGGGCCCTGGGCGGCGGCGGCGCACACGGCCGGAACGTCCATGTCGAAATTCGCCAGACGCGGCACGTCGATGATCCGCGCCTCGGCGCAGCGGCCGAAGATCTCGTAGGTCGGGAAGGTCGGGCTGGACAGCAGGATCGAGTCGCCCGGGTGCAGCACGGCCCGAAACACGTAGTCGATCAGCGCCTCCGATCCTGGCGAGATGACCAGACGCGCCGGCGAAACGCCCAGGCGTTCACCGATCGCCGCGCGCAGCACGTCGCTGTGCGGATCGGGATAGATGTGCGGCTCGGCCATCGCGGCCATCACCGCCTCGGCGACCTTGGGGCTGGGGCCCAAAAGGTTCTCGTTGCTGGCCAGCTTGGAGAAGGCGGTCAGCCCCGTGCGGCGTCCGGCCTCGGCCAGGGTCATGCCGGCTTTGTAGCCTTGCACGCCCTCCAGCGCCTGGCGCATCGGCGAGGCCCAGGCGGGCGTCAGGGGCTTGCGATCGAGAACCAGCATGCGGCCGCGCTCCAATGAGATGGGAGCGGCAGCTTATCGCGAAAGCTGAGACAGAACGTGGCGATTATGACCACGCGCAAGGCCACGACGGTCACGATATGCCAATGATCTGGATCAATTAGCGCAGTAAGTGATCAGGCGACATAATCAAGCGGCAGCGCCGTCTGATCCTTGATGGTGTCGAGCACGAATGAGGACCGCACGTCCTTGACGGCCGGCATCTTCAGCAGGCGCTTCATCGTGAAGTCGGCATAGGCGTCGAGGCTGGGCACCACCACCCGCAGCAGATAGTCGTAGCCGCCCGTCATGGCGTAGCAACCGACGACCTCCGGCTCGCGCAGAACCGCCTGCTGGAAGGCCTCGGCCGCCTCCTCGCTGTGGCGGTCGACCTGCACCTCCACATAGGCCAGCACGTCCAGCTTGGCCTTGCGGCGATCCAGCAACGCCACATAGCCACGGATCAAGCCCGAGGCCTCCAACTGCTTCACCCGCCGCAGACAGGGGCTCGGCGACAGCCCCACCCGCTCGGCGAGATCCACATTGGAGATCTTGCCGTCCTCCTGGAGGATCTGAAGAATCTTCCGATCGGCGCGCATCAGCTTCATCGTGACCGGTTTCCGCGTGAAGTTGGCATATCGTGACAGGCTAGCCGATTTTGAGCCTGTGTGGGAGACGCCGCTTGCGCGCGGCCGCGCTTCCCGCTCTACCATCCGGAACAAATCTAGCGCGAGGACCCCCGCATGCCCGAGAGCCCATTCGCCATCCCTTCCGGCAACAAGCCCCCGTTCAAATCGCCCTTCCAGAGCAAGGGCAAGCAAGCGGTCGCCATCAGCGTCGGCGTCGTGCTGCTGCTGCTGAGCTCCTGCGTCGTCGTCACCCAGAGCTCGACGGTCGAGCCGGGCAATGTCGGCGTGAAGATCCGCACCCTGGGCGCGTCGGCTGGTGTCGATCCCGAACCCCTGCCCGCCCGCTGGTACCTGCGCGGCATCGGCGAGCGGATCATCCAGTATCCGGTGATCCAGCGCACCTACGGCTATACCCGCGAAGCCGATGAGCGCGGCAACGAGAACGAAGAGATCACCTTCTCGGACAACACCGGCCTGCCGATGACGGCCGACATCTCGGTGACGCTGCAGGTCAATCCGGCCTCGGCCCCGAGCTTGTACCAGACCTATCGCCTGTCGTTCGACCAGCTGCTGGACGGCCCGATCCGCAATGACGTCCGCTCGGCCGTCGCCGCCGAGGCCGAGAAGGTCGGGGTCGAGACGCTCTACAGCGGCGGCCGTCAGATGGTGATCCAGAAGGCCTACGCTCGCGTCTCCAGCAAGTGGGCCCGTCACGGCGTCAATATCAGCCAGCTCGACTGGATCGGCTCGATCCGCTACCCGCAGGCGATCATCCAGCAGATGCAGGCCAAGACCCAGCTGGAGCAGGAAGCCCTGGCGGCCAAGGCGCTCGAAGCCAAGGAAACTGCCCTGGCCAACGCCGCCGTCGCCAAGGCGCGCGGTGAGGCTGAGGCCATCCGAATCAAGGGCGAGGCTCTGCGCGCCAATCCGCAGGTCCTGCAACAGCTGGCCATCGAAAAGTGGAACGGCGAGATGCCCAAGGTGACCAGCGGCGGCACGCCGTTCGTCAAGATCGACTAACGGGGCGCGGCGCGCCGGATGCTGACAAGCTTCGGCGCGCCGCCCTCCATCTTCCGCCGATCAGCGGAAGGATGAGATGCGTTACGACTTCGAAGCCGAGATCTGGCGCTCCAGCGGCGCTGGCGGCTGGTTCTTCGTCACCCTCCCCGCCGAGGCCGCAGACGGCCTTCGCGCCTTGAGCGGCCCGCGCGCCGGCTTTGGATCCCTTCGTGTGCGCGCCGAGATCGCGGGCCTGGCCTGGGACACCTCGGTGTTTCCCGACACGCGATCGGGAAGCTTTCTTCTGCCTCTGAAAGCTCAGGTTCGCCGGCGCGCTGGCGTCACGGCCGGCGACCGGACCCGCGTCCAGATCGAGCTCGCCATCTGACCCGGGCGTCCCGATCGGACGGGTGACAACCGCTTCATGAGCCATAATCAAGTTTCCCCCCGCCCCGTTCTGCGCCACGAGCGCAGCCGAAGCGCCGACGACACACGGCGGATATCGAAAGAGCGGGGGCTCATCTTGAAGAACGTCGAACTCTATGGACCCAGACAGTCCAAGCATCGCCGCACCTGGACCGCTGCGGCCATTCCGCTGATCATCGTCTTCTTCGCCGTGGGCCAGCTGGCCACGGTCCTCGGCGTCCTGATGCCGATGGGCTTCCATCAGGTCGATCTGGAAACCCAGTGGCTGCCGATGGTCATTCAGTTGCTCGGCTTCGGCTTGACCGCGCTGCTGCTGCTAGCCTGGGTGTGGCTGTTCGAGCGCCGCTCGCCGTGGGTGCTGGGCCTCAACGGTGAGTTTGTTCGGCGATACACGCGGGGCCTGCTGGTCGGGTGCGGCTTCCTGCTCAGCGTCATCGGCCTGATCTGGGCGACCGGCGGCTACCGTATCGAAGGGTTCGGCGTGTGGAGCGCGCCCGCGCCGATACTGTTCCTGCCCATCCTGGCGCTCTTTGCGGGCTTTGTGATCCAGGGCGGCACCGAGGAGCTGCTGATGCGGGGCTGGCTGATGCAGCTGGTCGCCTCGCGCCACGGCCTCATCCTGGCCATCGTCATCAACAGCGCACTGTTCGCCATCATGCACGGCGGCAACATCTCGCCGTCCAAGGAGCTGGTCCTGGCCCTGGCCAACCTCGTCCTGTTCGGTGTGATGATCAGTCTCTACGCGATCAAGGAAGGCTCGCTCTGGGGCGTCTGCGCCTGGCACACCGCCTGGAACTGGCTGCTGGGCGTCGGCTTTGGCCTGGAGGTCAGCGGCGGCCGGATCGCGGTGCAGAGCCTCGTCGTCGACCTGGCCCCCAAGGCCGGCGCGCCCTGGTGGCTGACGGGCGGCGCCTTTGGCCCGGAGGCGAGCGTGGCGACGACCATCGTGCTGCTGGCCGGTTGCGCCTATTTCGGCGCGACCGGCGCGTTCGCCGCTGCCCGCGCCCGCTCTGCGGCGTTCAACGAGACCCGCGTCTAAAGCGCCTCGCAGAAGAAGCGACCTGGCTCTGGGCCCTCGGGATACAGCATCGAGAAGCGATAGAGGACGAGCGTCCATTCAGCCTCCTCGAGGCTCACCCCGAAGCGTGCGGCGACCCATTCGGGCGTCGGCTCCTGAACCACGCCGTCGGCGTCCAGCGGCGGCGCGGTCCTCACCACGGCGCGAACGGGTCGGGCAGCTTGGCCCAGGCCTTGGGACCAAAGCCGAACTGCAGGTCCGACAACAGGCAGGCGTCAAAGCCCTTGGTCAGGGCCTCGCGATCCATGTTCTGGCCGATCAGCACGATCTCCTGGCGACGGTCGCCATAGATGGGCCTCCAGACCCTCTCGATCGCCGCCCGCCACGCCGGGTCGTCGGGCCACTGATCGCGCGGCGCGGTGGCCCACCAGCGACCGTGCGGGCCAAACTGGGTGACCGCCCCGGCCTGGCTCCAGCCGCCGACCCGATCCGTCCGGGTCGCCAGCCAGACAAAGCCCTTGGAGCGGATGACGCCCGGCCACTCGCTTTCGAGCCAGGCCTTCAGCTTCTCCGGATGGAAGGGCTTGGACGCGCGATAGACGAAGTGGCCGATGCCGTACTCCTCGGTCTCCGGCAGGACCTCGCCCATGAGCGCCTTCTGCCAGCCCGCCGCGCCTTCGGCCCGCACGGGATCGAAGAGGCCGGTGTCCAGCACGTCGCCCAGGGCCACAGCGCCGCGCTCGGACCGGACGATCCGCGCCTGAGGATTGAACGTGGCGATGATCGCCTCAAGCTGGCCCAGCTCGTCGGCGGAGACCAGATCGGCCTTGTTCAGCACGATGACGTCGGCGAACTCGATCTGCTCGACCAGCAGGTCGACGACCGTGCGCGTATCGCCCTCCCCCGCCGTCTCACCACGGTCGGCCAGCCGGTCGCGCGAGCTGTAGTCGCGCAGGAAGTTGAAGGCGTCGACCACGGTGACCATGGTGTCCAGCCGCGCCACGTCCGACAGGCTCTGCTCGGCCTCGTCGCGGAAATCGAAGGTGGCGGCCACCGGCATCGGCTCGGAAACGCCCGTCGACTCGATCAGCAGATAGTCGAAGCGGCGCTCGGCGGCCAGACGGCGCACCTCGTTCAGCAGATCCTCGCGTAGCGTGCAGCAGATGCAGCCGTTCGACATCTCCACGAGGGCTTCGTCGGTGCGCGACAGGTCCGCGCCGCCTTCGGCGACCAAGGCCGCATCGATATTGACCTCGCTCATGTCGTTGACGATCACCGCAACCTTCTTGCCCTCGCGGTTGGCCAGGACGTGGTTCAGCAGGGTCGTCTTGCCGGCGCCGAGAAAGCCCGACAGGACCGTGACCGGCAGGCGGCGGTCGATCCTCGCGACCGCCTGGGAGGGCGCAGCACTCATGGGAAGATCCAATATGTTATGTTATAACATATTGGTCAATTCCACATCGGCCGGCAAGTGATATGTTACACCGTAACAGATCCGATCGGGTCGGCGCGGCGCACCCTACTTCGCCGCTTCGATCTCGGCGCCCAGCCAGGCCTTGCGGAACGCCAACTGCGCCTCGGTCGGCTTGAGGTCGGCCTTCTCGAAGCGCACCACCTCCAGCGTCGGGTCGGCGGCGATGGTCAGCGGGGCCTGGCGAAGCTGGCCGCGCTGGAAGAAGGTCACGGTCGTCGCCTCGCCCGGCTTGAGGCGATCCAGAGCGTCGATCCAGTCGCTCTCGTTGGCGAACACGAAGCGGCCGATGCTGATGATCCGGTCGCCGACCTCGACCCCGGCGCCGTAGAGCGGGCTATTGGGAGCCGGCGGGGCGTCCAGTAGCAGCTCCGTCCCGCTGACCTTGACGCGCGCGGCGCCCAGCCAAGCCTTCTTGGGGGCCTTCGGGCGGAGCTTGAGCCCGGCCCGCTCCAGCAGCGGCGCGAAGTCCGGCAGGGCCGAGCCCTCGATGCTGGCCTTGAAAAAGGCGTCGGCGAAGGCCTGGTCTCCCGTCGTCTTGGCCAGGGCGGCGCGGACGTCAGCGGGCGTGTAGGGCTTCTCGGTGACGCCATGGGCGCGCCACATCTGCTTCATGAAGTCGTCGAGGCTGAGCGGCTTGTCGCGTCCGCGCAGCTGCAGGTCCAAGGCCAGACCGATCACCGCGCCGTACGGGTAGTACGAGGTGAAGATGTTCGGATTGACCGGATCCAGCGCTGCGGCTGCATCGACAAACGGCGCACGCAGGCTCATCTCCTGCGGCGAGCCATAGAGCCGGCCCGGACCGTTGACCACGCCGTTCAGCGTGCTGGACAGACCGGCGAGGTACTCGTCCGTCGTCGACTGTCCTGCCCGCCGGATCAGCAGCGGGCCATAGTACTGGGTGAAGCCCTCGGCCAGCCACAGGGACGGCGTCGGATTGGCCTTGGTGAAGTCGAACGGCTCCAGCTCGGCCGGACGGATGCGCTCGACGTTCCAGGCGTGGAACAGCTCATGGCTGGCCGTGCCCAGCTGGCTGAAATTGCCCCGGAACAACGACCGCGGCTGGCTGATGAAGGTGGAGTTGCGATGCTCCATCCCGTCACCGGTGATCTGCGGCATGTAGTCGGCGATGAAGGTGTACTCGCCGTAGTCGAACTTGGGCAGCTCGCCGAACACCTTGATGTGCTCAGGCACGATGGCCTTCAGCTTCTCGGCGAAGGTGTCAGCATCCGCCTCCGTTCCAGGATGATGGAGGGCTAGGCGGAAGGTGTAATCACGTCCCTTGTCGGTCACCTTCCACTCGCGCATGGTCATGGCGCTGAGCTCGGTGGGGCTGTCCATGAAGTACTGCAGGTTCGGCGCCCAGAAGCTGTCGGGCTGGCCCGCCACCGGAGGCAGCTGGGTGGCGATCTTCCAGCTGGGATCGGCGCGCTCGAAGCGAACGCGGATCGACTTGTCGTCATAACCGACCGCCCACAGGAAGGTCGCCGGCATGTTCAGGTGAGCGTGGGTCGTATCGATCTGCGAATAGGTCCCGTCACCGCGATCGGCATAGAGGGTGTAGGTGACCTTGACCGTTCCATCGTGCCCCGAAACCGACCAGCCGTAGGGCTCGGTGCGCTCGACCTTCAGCGGCTTGCCTGCGCCGTCGACGGCGGTGACCTGATAGACGTTCTTGGCGAACTCGTGGATCGCGTAGCGCCCGGGCGACGACCGCGACATCCGAAGTTGCAGGACGCCCTTGGGGACCTTGCGGAACGTCGCCGTGATCCGGGCCTCGCGGTGCGTGGCGTTCGGGAAGGCGACTTCGTACTGCACAGGGGCTGCAGGCCCTGGGTCCTGCGCGGCCGCCGCGCTGGCCGTGGCCAAGGTCAAGGCCGAAAGGCCCAGCAGAAGCTTACGCATGATTTCCCCTCGCGATCGCGGGGCGAACTGTGGCCAACCCCGGCGAGAGTCGCAAGGCGAGCACCAAAAGCAAAACGCCCCGGGAGCGATCCCGGGGCGTTTCGTCAGGTCTTGTCGGTCTTTCAGTTGGCCAGGCGGCGCAGGAACGACGGGATCTCCAGATCCTCGGCGTCATCGGCCTGAGGCGCCTCGATCGGCTGCAGCTGCGGACGCGCGCTCTGGGCCGAGCGGGCCTGGGGCTGCGGCGCGGAGGCCTGTTGCTCGTAGCGCTGACGACCGCCGCCGAACATCGAGAAGAACCCGCCCTGCTTCTGAGGACGACGCTCTTCGTAGTAGTTGTTCTCAGGGAACAGCGGCTCGTCGGCGGCGTCATCGACCAGCGGATCGACGATGCGGTTCACCGGCCGGGCCGGAGCCGCGGAAATACGCGGGTCTTCAGCTACGGTCGGCTCGTCGTAGTAAAGCTCGGCCTCCGGCTCAGGCTGGGGGGCCGACATCACGATCTCGGGTTCCGGCGCGGGCTCGGGCGCGAAAGCCACGGGACGTTCGACCGGGCGCGCGGCTTCGTAGCGGGCGGTCGGGCGGGCCGGCTCGGGCTGCGGCGCGGGACGCGAGGTCTCGGCGATCAGCGGGGCGGCGGAGGTGTTGCGCGACACGGGCTTGGGCTCGATCTGGGCGATCGAGGCGCCGTCCATGCCGGTGGCGACCACCGACACGCGGATCACGCCTTCCAGCGACGGATCGAAGGCCGCGCCGAAGATGATGTTGGCTTCCGGATCGACCTGGTCGGAGATCGCATTGGCGGCCTCGTCGACTTCCAGCAGGGTCATGTCCATGCCGCCGGTCACGTTGACCAGAACGGCCTTGGCGCCCTTCAGCGAGACTTCGTCCAGCAGCGGGTTGGCGATGGCGTTCTGAGCGGCCATCAGGGCGCGGTCTTCGCCGGTGCCCTCGCCGGTGCCCATCATCGCCTTGCCCATCTCGGTCATGACCGTGCGGACGTCGGCGAAGTCGAGGTTGATCAGGCCCGGCAGGACCATCAGGTCGGTGATCGAGCGAACGCCCGAGTGCAGCACCTGGTCGGCCATGCCGAAGGCTTCGGCGAAGGTCGTGCGCTCGTTGGCGACGCGGAACAGGTTCTGGTTCGGAATGACGATCAGGGTGTCGACGTAGCGTTGCAGCTCCTGGATGCCGCTGTCGGCCAGGCGCATGCGGTGACGGCCTTCGAAGTGGAAGGGCTTGGTTACGACGCCGACGGTCAGGATGCCGCGCTCACGAGCGCACTTGGCGATGATCGGGGCCGCGCCGGTGCCGGTACCGCCGCCCATGCCGGCGGTGATGAAGACCATGTGGGCCCCGTCGAGATGCTCACCGATCTCCGGGAAGCTCTCTTCGGCCGCGCTCATGCCCACCTCGGGGTGCGCGCCAGCGCCCAGGCCTTGAGTGATCTGCACGCCCAACTGGATGCGACGGTCCGTCTTGGCGAACTGAAGCTGTTGAGCGTCAGTATTGGCCACCACGAACTCCACACCCTCGAGGCCCGCCTCGATCATGTTGTTCACGGCGTTGCCGCCAGCGCCGCCGACCCCGAAGACCACGATACGCGGCTTCAGCTCGGTCGTGCGCGGCGCGGAAAGAGAAATAGCCATGGGACCCTCGCGTCCTTACGCCGAAATCGTCAAATTAGACCTCGGCGACACCCAATCGCCGGGGATGCCTCGACGATCGTGTTAACAGAACAACCACCATCGTTAATCGGCAGTTAACTGCATAATCTGAGTCGTGGTCTGGTCGAGCGGGGCCGTTGGATAAATTGTGGCCTATCAACAGAATCCCCCAATGAACCAAAGGTCCTACGGGGATCCACAGGCGCGTGCGACCGAACGCCGCTGAGGCTCAAAACCTCCGTCTACAGCCGCTTCCAGGCAGCAAAAGGCCCGGTCAAGACGCTCGACCGGGCCCTAAAAGTTAAACTGTAGTGTTACTCACGCTTTAAGACTTCGCGCGCTTTTGTCGCGGCTTAGAGATTGTCGCGCAGCCAGGCGGCCGCCTTGGCCATCGGGCTGGCGTTGGGGTCGATGGGACGCTTGCGAGCCACGCCGCCGGCCAGGGCCTTGGACGAGACCGCCTCGCGCGGGCCAAAGGCGGTGCGGTGCAGCACGCCTGCGGCGGCGCAGAAGGCCGGGCCCGAGGCGGCGTCGGCCAGATGCGGCACCCGGCGCGGACGCCCCAGGCGCACGGGACGGTCGAACACGCGCACGGCCACTTCGCGCACACCAGCCAGCTGGCTGGCGCCGCCGGTCAGCACGATGCCCGCGCCCGGCTCGACCGGCGCGCCCGAGGCCTTCAGGCGCTCGCGCAGCAGTTCCAGGGTCTCTTCGACGCGCGGCTGGATGATACCCTTGAGCAAGCTGCGCGGGGCGATCACCGGACCCGCGCCCGGATCGTCGCCGCGCGGCGGCGCCTCGATCATCTCGCGGTCCTCGTTGGCCGAGGCGATGGCGCTGCCATGCAGGGTCTTGATGCGCTCGGCGCCGACCACAGAGGTCTGAAGGCCGCGCGCGATGTCCTGGGTCACGTGACCGCCGCCGACGGCGAGGCTGTCGACGTGGCAGAGCGCGCCGTTGTTGAACACGGCTACCGAGGTCGAGCCGCCGCCCATGTCGATACAGACGGCGCCCAGATCCATCTCGTCCTCTTCCAGGGC
Proteins encoded:
- a CDS encoding M61 family metallopeptidase; its protein translation is MRKLLLGLSALTLATASAAAAQDPGPAAPVQYEVAFPNATHREARITATFRKVPKGVLQLRMSRSSPGRYAIHEFAKNVYQVTAVDGAGKPLKVERTEPYGWSVSGHDGTVKVTYTLYADRGDGTYSQIDTTHAHLNMPATFLWAVGYDDKSIRVRFERADPSWKIATQLPPVAGQPDSFWAPNLQYFMDSPTELSAMTMREWKVTDKGRDYTFRLALHHPGTEADADTFAEKLKAIVPEHIKVFGELPKFDYGEYTFIADYMPQITGDGMEHRNSTFISQPRSLFRGNFSQLGTASHELFHAWNVERIRPAELEPFDFTKANPTPSLWLAEGFTQYYGPLLIRRAGQSTTDEYLAGLSSTLNGVVNGPGRLYGSPQEMSLRAPFVDAAAALDPVNPNIFTSYYPYGAVIGLALDLQLRGRDKPLSLDDFMKQMWRAHGVTEKPYTPADVRAALAKTTGDQAFADAFFKASIEGSALPDFAPLLERAGLKLRPKAPKKAWLGAARVKVSGTELLLDAPPAPNSPLYGAGVEVGDRIISIGRFVFANESDWIDALDRLKPGEATTVTFFQRGQLRQAPLTIAADPTLEVVRFEKADLKPTEAQLAFRKAWLGAEIEAAK
- the ftsA gene encoding cell division protein FtsA, which produces MSRMEDRKQAREGLKATLVRQPAIAAVDLGASKVTCFIMKADGVHRDNRTLTTAGVGYVQSRGVRGGAIVNLDEAAQAIAQAVERAETVAGVSVQGVSVCTAGGQLASHRVHTQVSLGARPIGDGDLSRAIASALAQVRIPGRKPIHLLPIAWSVDGQRGIRDPRAMFGRALGLELLVVSVNENIFHTLAHCVERAHLSFEGIVAAPFASALAALEEDEMDLGAVCIDMGGGSTSVAVFNNGALCHVDSLAVGGGHVTQDIARGLQTSVVGAERIKTLHGSAIASANEDREMIEAPPRGDDPGAGPVIAPRSLLKGIIQPRVEETLELLRERLKASGAPVEPGAGIVLTGGASQLAGVREVAVRVFDRPVRLGRPRRVPHLADAASGPAFCAAAGVLHRTAFGPREAVSSKALAGGVARKRPIDPNASPMAKAAAWLRDNL
- the ftsZ gene encoding cell division protein FtsZ produces the protein MAISLSAPRTTELKPRIVVFGVGGAGGNAVNNMIEAGLEGVEFVVANTDAQQLQFAKTDRRIQLGVQITQGLGAGAHPEVGMSAAEESFPEIGEHLDGAHMVFITAGMGGGTGTGAAPIIAKCARERGILTVGVVTKPFHFEGRHRMRLADSGIQELQRYVDTLIVIPNQNLFRVANERTTFAEAFGMADQVLHSGVRSITDLMVLPGLINLDFADVRTVMTEMGKAMMGTGEGTGEDRALMAAQNAIANPLLDEVSLKGAKAVLVNVTGGMDMTLLEVDEAANAISDQVDPEANIIFGAAFDPSLEGVIRVSVVATGMDGASIAQIEPKPVSRNTSAAPLIAETSRPAPQPEPARPTARYEAARPVERPVAFAPEPAPEPEIVMSAPQPEPEAELYYDEPTVAEDPRISAAPARPVNRIVDPLVDDAADEPLFPENNYYEERRPQKQGGFFSMFGGGRQRYEQQASAPQPQARSAQSARPQLQPIEAPQADDAEDLEIPSFLRRLAN